The following are encoded together in the Ralstonia insidiosa genome:
- the xdhB gene encoding xanthine dehydrogenase molybdopterin binding subunit, which produces MNKQTEAFLLAEADIAAAIPDQRGAVVGISRPHESAHLHVAGTATYTDDIPELAGTLHAALGMSTQAHARIVSMGLDRVRAAPGVVAVFTSADIPGTNDCGPIIHDDPILATDTVHFIGQPMFIVVATSHDAARRAARLGDIEYEVLPPLLTPEDARAAGKSVLPPMHLKRGEPAERIAAAPHSEAGQMSLGGQEQFYLESQISYAVPKEDNGMHVWCSTQHPTEMQHMVSHMLGWHANQVLVECRRMGGGFGGKESQSGLFACCASLAAWKLACPVKLRPDRDDDMMITGKRHDFRFAYEAGYDDDGRLQGVKVDMTSRAGFSADLSGPVMTRAICHFDNAYWLPEVEIDGFCARTNTQSNTAFRGFGGPQGAFAIEYIMDNIARTVGKDALDVRRANLYGKDKNNVTPYGQTVEDNVIHELLDELEATSDYRARREAIRAFNATSPVLKRGLALTPVKFGISFNVKHFNQAGALVHVYNDGSILVNHGGTEMGQGLNTKVAQVVAHELGVAFTRIRVTATDTSKVANTSATAASTGSDLNGKAAQDAARQIRARLIAFAAEHYEVPVETVAIVGDQLEIGARRVPFNELINKAYVARVQLWSDGFYATPKLHWDQSKLNGRPFYYFAYGAAVSEVVVDTLTGEWRLLRADVLHDAGRSINPAIDIGQVEGAFIQGMGWLTTEELWWNKSGKLMTHAPSTYKIPTVNDCPPDFRVRLFNNANVEDSIHRSKALGEPPLLLPFSVFFAIRDAVAAVGDGRTNPPLNAPATSEEILKAVDAIRSAPLSA; this is translated from the coding sequence GCTCGCAGAAGCCGATATTGCAGCGGCCATTCCAGACCAGCGCGGTGCTGTGGTCGGCATCTCGCGCCCGCATGAATCGGCGCACCTGCACGTTGCTGGCACCGCCACCTATACCGACGATATTCCCGAGTTGGCCGGCACGCTGCACGCCGCACTCGGCATGAGCACGCAAGCGCATGCGCGCATCGTCAGCATGGGCCTGGACCGCGTGCGCGCGGCGCCTGGCGTGGTGGCCGTGTTCACTTCGGCCGACATTCCGGGCACGAACGACTGCGGCCCGATCATCCATGACGATCCGATCCTGGCCACCGACACGGTGCACTTCATCGGCCAGCCGATGTTCATCGTGGTGGCGACGTCGCACGATGCGGCACGCCGTGCCGCACGCCTGGGCGATATCGAATACGAAGTGCTACCCCCGCTGCTCACGCCTGAAGACGCACGCGCCGCCGGCAAATCCGTGCTGCCGCCGATGCACCTTAAGCGTGGTGAGCCGGCTGAGCGCATTGCGGCGGCTCCGCATTCGGAAGCCGGCCAGATGTCGCTGGGCGGTCAGGAACAGTTCTACCTGGAAAGCCAGATCTCGTACGCCGTGCCGAAGGAAGACAACGGCATGCACGTGTGGTGCTCGACGCAGCACCCGACCGAGATGCAACACATGGTCTCGCACATGCTGGGCTGGCACGCCAACCAGGTGCTGGTGGAATGCCGCCGCATGGGCGGTGGCTTCGGCGGCAAGGAATCGCAGTCGGGCCTGTTTGCCTGCTGCGCTTCGTTGGCGGCATGGAAGCTCGCCTGCCCGGTCAAGCTGCGTCCGGACCGTGACGACGACATGATGATCACCGGCAAGCGTCACGATTTCCGCTTCGCCTACGAAGCCGGCTATGACGACGATGGCCGCCTGCAAGGTGTGAAGGTCGACATGACCTCGCGCGCCGGTTTCTCGGCCGACCTGTCCGGCCCGGTGATGACGCGCGCCATCTGCCACTTCGACAACGCCTACTGGCTGCCCGAAGTGGAAATCGATGGCTTCTGCGCGCGCACGAATACGCAGTCGAACACCGCGTTCCGCGGCTTCGGCGGCCCGCAGGGCGCGTTTGCCATCGAATACATCATGGACAACATCGCGCGCACCGTCGGCAAGGATGCGCTCGACGTGCGACGTGCCAATCTGTACGGCAAGGACAAGAACAACGTCACGCCGTACGGCCAGACGGTGGAAGACAACGTCATCCACGAACTGCTGGATGAGCTAGAGGCGACGTCCGACTACCGCGCCCGTCGCGAGGCCATCCGCGCATTCAACGCGACCAGCCCCGTGCTCAAGCGCGGCCTGGCACTCACGCCGGTGAAGTTCGGCATCTCGTTCAATGTCAAGCACTTCAACCAGGCCGGCGCGCTCGTGCACGTGTACAACGACGGCTCGATCCTCGTGAACCACGGTGGCACCGAAATGGGCCAGGGCCTGAACACGAAGGTCGCGCAGGTGGTCGCGCACGAACTGGGCGTGGCCTTCACCCGCATCCGCGTCACAGCCACGGACACCAGCAAGGTGGCCAACACCTCTGCCACGGCTGCGTCGACCGGCAGCGACCTGAACGGCAAGGCCGCGCAAGACGCCGCACGCCAGATCCGAGCGCGCCTGATCGCATTTGCCGCAGAACACTACGAAGTGCCTGTCGAGACCGTAGCCATCGTGGGCGATCAGCTGGAGATCGGTGCACGCCGCGTACCGTTCAACGAACTGATCAACAAAGCCTATGTGGCCCGCGTGCAATTGTGGTCGGACGGGTTCTACGCCACGCCCAAGCTGCACTGGGACCAATCCAAGCTGAACGGCCGGCCGTTCTACTACTTCGCCTATGGCGCAGCGGTGTCGGAAGTGGTGGTCGATACGCTCACGGGTGAATGGCGCCTGCTGCGTGCCGACGTGCTGCACGATGCGGGCCGCTCGATCAACCCGGCCATCGACATCGGCCAGGTGGAAGGCGCGTTCATCCAGGGCATGGGCTGGCTGACCACGGAAGAATTGTGGTGGAACAAGAGCGGCAAGCTGATGACGCACGCGCCGTCCACCTACAAGATCCCGACGGTCAACGACTGCCCGCCGGACTTCCGCGTGCGCCTGTTCAACAACGCCAACGTGGAAGACAGCATCCACCGCTCCAAGGCGCTGGGTGAGCCGCCGCTGCTGCTGCCGTTCTCGGTGTTCTTCGCCATTCGCGATGCAGTGGCCGCCGTGGGCGATGGCCGCACCAACCCGCCATTGAACGCGCCCGCCACCAGCGAAGAAATCCTCAAGGCCGTCGACGCCATCCGCAGCGCCCCGCTGTCCGCCTGA